One window from the genome of Pirellulales bacterium encodes:
- a CDS encoding lactate utilization protein C — translation MNREEFLTRVRTAAAAGRAYRVNADATIPNEAGYVGGGDDLPARLAAEITAVGGQATLVNDLSGAREALATVVEQYKPRTAFCWQHPVLDALALDEYLNERGIGKLSQQGLAALSPAEQRAKILAADIGITSVTYAIAETGSLVMMAQTGRERLASLLPPVHVAIVERKQILPDLFDLFAELRDEGYENLPSNLAFITGPSKTGDIEFTLTTGVHGPGKWHVIVVRA, via the coding sequence GTGAATCGCGAGGAGTTCCTGACTCGGGTGCGGACTGCCGCAGCAGCCGGTCGGGCCTATCGTGTTAATGCCGACGCGACGATTCCCAACGAAGCCGGCTACGTTGGCGGCGGCGATGATCTGCCGGCGCGCTTGGCCGCCGAGATCACGGCCGTCGGCGGACAAGCCACGCTAGTGAATGATTTGTCCGGCGCGCGCGAGGCGCTCGCGACAGTCGTCGAACAGTACAAGCCGCGAACCGCGTTTTGCTGGCAGCATCCGGTGCTGGATGCACTCGCGCTGGACGAATACTTAAACGAGCGGGGAATCGGCAAGTTATCGCAGCAAGGTCTGGCCGCGCTTTCGCCAGCAGAACAACGCGCGAAGATACTGGCGGCCGACATCGGCATCACGAGCGTCACGTATGCGATTGCCGAGACGGGCAGCCTGGTAATGATGGCCCAGACGGGGCGCGAGCGCTTGGCGAGCCTGCTGCCGCCGGTACACGTGGCGATCGTCGAGCGTAAACAAATCCTGCCGGATCTGTTTGATCTGTTCGCCGAACTACGCGACGAGGGTTACGAGAACCTGCCGAGCAATCTTGCGTTCATTACCGGCCCCAGCAAGACCGGCGACATCGAATTTACGCTCACCACGGGCGTACACGGACCGGGCAAGTGGCACGTGATCGTGGTCCGCGCGTAG
- a CDS encoding radical SAM protein, producing the protein MHVVLWDTRQLDVAKDFAGGFGVGQYHGFGGFRGRVIRWAYKRDRRPVALNFAYLAAIFRKLGHTVEYSEDAVPSGAEMYVFNPSLITLHLEIAAMREVLDKNPRAKVLVIGLVAYALPEAFDGLDVTIVRGESDMLLWKLDEVLEATTRVVNVGSVRELDHLPFPDWSPFGPSKFKIGYDFTRFPTGLVQQSRGCTFTCNYCPYIIVENTTRFRTPESVFEELRHGMQEYGFRSFKFRDPLFGLDRKRVIRLAELIGKLPRKIEFSIESRIDLLRPETLRILREVGLTAITVGIETPDEGTLRQYKRAPIKDDKQRDFVTLCRGLGIRTVAGFMIGFPEDNVDSIRDVLAYAKGVNPTYANFNIVTPYPGTEFFSQVKSEIADFDFTKYNVYTPVMKYKNLTPEQVQFWHAKCFMRYFFRWEWLTSNAHMLWPKLQYLGVGRKFAKQVAEMLPPAATTQSAPAAAPAKPMSLPILDGPRELRTDQAHRHATSEKPSGSKKAS; encoded by the coding sequence ATGCACGTTGTCTTGTGGGACACTCGCCAACTGGACGTCGCGAAGGATTTCGCCGGCGGCTTCGGTGTGGGCCAATATCATGGTTTCGGCGGCTTTCGTGGCCGCGTGATTCGCTGGGCCTACAAACGCGATCGCCGCCCAGTGGCGCTCAATTTCGCCTATCTGGCCGCGATTTTTCGCAAGCTTGGGCATACGGTCGAGTACTCGGAAGATGCCGTACCCTCGGGCGCCGAGATGTACGTCTTCAACCCGTCGCTGATTACGCTGCATCTCGAAATCGCCGCGATGCGCGAGGTGCTGGACAAAAATCCCCGGGCCAAGGTGTTGGTCATCGGCCTGGTTGCCTACGCGCTGCCCGAAGCCTTTGACGGCCTAGATGTGACGATCGTACGCGGCGAGTCGGACATGCTGTTGTGGAAGTTGGACGAGGTTCTCGAGGCCACGACGCGTGTCGTCAACGTCGGCAGCGTGCGCGAGCTGGATCATCTGCCGTTTCCCGACTGGTCGCCGTTCGGGCCGTCGAAGTTCAAGATCGGCTACGATTTCACGCGCTTTCCGACTGGCCTGGTCCAGCAAAGTCGCGGCTGCACGTTCACCTGCAACTACTGCCCGTACATCATTGTTGAGAATACGACGCGGTTCCGCACGCCGGAAAGCGTGTTCGAAGAGTTGCGACACGGCATGCAGGAATATGGGTTCCGCTCGTTCAAATTTCGCGACCCGTTATTCGGTCTGGATCGCAAGCGAGTGATCCGCCTGGCCGAGCTGATTGGCAAGCTGCCGCGAAAGATCGAATTCTCGATCGAGAGCCGCATCGATCTGCTAAGGCCCGAGACGCTGCGCATCCTGCGCGAAGTCGGGCTGACCGCCATTACCGTCGGAATTGAAACTCCGGACGAAGGAACGCTGCGCCAGTACAAACGCGCCCCGATCAAAGACGACAAGCAACGTGATTTCGTCACCTTGTGTCGCGGGTTGGGCATCCGCACCGTGGCCGGGTTCATGATTGGCTTCCCGGAAGACAACGTCGATTCGATTCGCGATGTGCTCGCTTATGCGAAGGGCGTGAATCCGACGTACGCCAACTTCAATATCGTGACGCCCTATCCCGGCACTGAGTTCTTCTCGCAGGTGAAGAGCGAGATCGCGGACTTCGACTTCACGAAGTACAACGTCTATACGCCGGTGATGAAGTACAAGAACCTGACGCCCGAGCAGGTGCAGTTCTGGCATGCCAAGTGCTTCATGCGGTACTTCTTCCGTTGGGAATGGCTGACCAGCAATGCCCACATGTTGTGGCCCAAGCTGCAGTACCTGGGCGTGGGACGAAAATTCGCGAAGCAAGTTGCCGAGATGCTTCCGCCGGCCGCGACCACGCAGTCTGCACCGGCGGCAGCGCCGGCCAAGCCGATGTCGCTGCCGATTTTGGACGGACCACGCGAGCTGCGTACCGATCAGGCCCACCGACACGCCACCAGCGAAAAGCCGAGTGGGTCGAAGAAGGCGTCGTAA